In Brienomyrus brachyistius isolate T26 chromosome 19, BBRACH_0.4, whole genome shotgun sequence, one DNA window encodes the following:
- the mrpl19 gene encoding 39S ribosomal protein L19, mitochondrial, whose amino-acid sequence MAAACSGRASLAFCALRAFRNAQPWNERFFSTSLLRHASGGNTFQTSEFIPPTKPEVVDKTKPPEPPRKFLSPEFIPPRQKTNPLKFAIERKDMTKRRKMLNIPEFYVGTILAVTMHDPYASGKSNRFVGICIQRSGSGLGATFILRNIIDGQGVEICYELYSPRIQQLEVLKLEKRLDDNLMYLRDALPAYSTVDVDMKPVPYSLSGEVPVNTVKVRMKPKPWSKRWEHPKFNIQGIRFELSLTSVQRKEAKRQGQPWHKYDMLKEYDTAELQESIWKEVQKETSQ is encoded by the exons ATGGCTGCTGCGTGCTCGGGTAGAGCAAGCCTGGCATTTTGTGCATTACGAGCGTTTCGGAACGCACAGCCCTGGAATGAGC GTTTCTTCTCCACATCGTTGTTGCGGCATGCGTCTGGAGGAAACACATTTCAAACATCCGAATTCATCCCTCCAACGAAACCGGAAGTTGTGGATAAAACTAAACCCCCAGAACCACCCCGAAA gTTTCTTAGTCCGGAATTCATTCCTCCACGGCAGAAAACGAATCCTCTCAAGTTTGCTATTGAGAGGAAAGATATGACTAAAAGACGCAAAATGTTGAACATTCCCGAATTCTATGTTG GTACTATCTTGGCAGTGACTATGCACGACCcatatgccagtggaaaaagcAACCGTTTTGTGGGTATCTGTATTCAAAGATCTGGATCGGGATTGGGAGCCACTTTTATCCTAAGGAACATTATTGACGGTCAAG GTGTGGAGATCTGCTACGAGCTGTACAGCCCCCGCATACAGCAGCTGGAGGTGCTGAAGTTGGAGAAGCGGCTGGACGACAATCTCATGTACCTCCGAGACGCCTTGCCTGCGTACAGCACGGTCGACGTCGACATGAAACCTGTGCCGTATTCTTTAAGTGGCGAGGTCCCGGTCAATACG GTGAAGGTGAGAATGAAGCCCAAGCCCTGGTCGAAGCGGTGGGAACACCCCAAGTTCAACATCCAAGGCATCCGCTTTGAGCTGAGCCTCACCAGCGTGCAGCGTAAGGAGGCCAAGAGGCAGGGCCAGCCCTGGCACAAGTATGACATGCTGAAGGAGTACGACACGGCCGAGCTCCAGGAGAGCATCTGGAAGGAGGTCCAGAAAGAAACGAGCCAATGA